The following are encoded in a window of Lusitaniella coriacea LEGE 07157 genomic DNA:
- the sfsA gene encoding DNA/RNA nuclease SfsA — translation MSANLLYAYPPLEAGTLVKRYKRFFADIQLTSGETITAHCPNTGPMTGICTPGSSVQVSRSNNPKRKLAYTWEMIQVNEKQPTWVGVNTALPNRAVKLALEKQIFSELAPRYDSIRPEVRYGNEKSRVDFLLTSSEGKPPIYLEVKSTTWWQGDVALFPDTVTTRGQKHLRELMGMLPDAKAVILYFINRGDCTHFAPGDRADSHYGELLREAIERGVEVLPYRFEITPQGVRFLGLAEFLPQQPD, via the coding sequence ATGTCTGCAAACTTACTGTACGCTTACCCTCCCCTAGAAGCTGGAACTTTAGTGAAACGCTATAAACGGTTTTTTGCGGATATTCAATTAACTTCAGGAGAAACAATTACCGCCCACTGTCCCAATACCGGCCCCATGACTGGAATTTGTACCCCAGGGAGTTCCGTACAAGTGTCTCGTAGCAACAATCCCAAACGAAAACTTGCCTATACCTGGGAAATGATTCAAGTGAATGAGAAGCAACCCACTTGGGTTGGGGTGAATACGGCATTGCCCAATCGCGCGGTTAAACTGGCGTTGGAGAAGCAGATTTTTTCAGAACTTGCCCCCCGCTACGACAGCATTCGCCCGGAAGTTCGCTACGGAAATGAGAAAAGCCGCGTTGATTTCCTCCTAACCAGTAGCGAAGGAAAACCCCCCATTTACCTGGAAGTCAAAAGTACAACGTGGTGGCAAGGTGATGTTGCCCTATTTCCCGATACGGTGACCACTAGGGGACAAAAACACCTGCGGGAATTGATGGGGATGTTGCCCGATGCGAAGGCGGTTATTCTCTATTTTATCAATCGCGGGGACTGCACTCACTTTGCTCCAGGCGATCGCGCGGATTCCCATTATGGAGAACTTTTACGAGAGGCAATCGAACGAGGAGTTGAGGTGTTGCCCTACCGTTTTGAAATTACGCCTCAAGGGGTTCGCTTCCTGGGACTGGCGGAGTTTTTGCCTCAGCAACCAGATTAG
- the aqpZ gene encoding aquaporin Z, with protein sequence MKLIQKCVAEFIGTFWLVLGGCGSAVLAAAYTANSAKIGEDTVFPLGIGLVGVSIAFGLTVLTMAYAIGHISGCHLNPAVSFGLWAAKRFPGSELLPYIISQVLGAIAGAAIVYLIASGQGDFSLVGSNPLATNSFGSHSPSGYPLLTCLITEVVMTFMFLVIILGATDIRAPQGFAPIAIGLGLTLIHLISIPVTNTSVNPARSTGPAIFAGAELFSQVWLFWVAPIVGALLAGFLYSKFFEEPPLAREMAVEAEMPGTSEERANL encoded by the coding sequence ATGAAACTTATTCAAAAGTGCGTTGCCGAATTTATCGGCACGTTTTGGTTAGTGTTAGGTGGCTGTGGAAGTGCCGTCCTTGCTGCCGCTTACACGGCAAATAGCGCCAAAATTGGTGAAGATACAGTGTTTCCCTTGGGAATTGGACTAGTAGGCGTATCCATTGCCTTTGGTTTAACGGTTTTGACAATGGCTTATGCAATTGGGCATATCTCCGGCTGTCACCTCAACCCGGCGGTTTCCTTCGGATTGTGGGCGGCGAAACGCTTTCCGGGTTCGGAACTCCTCCCTTACATTATCTCCCAAGTTCTGGGCGCGATCGCGGGGGCGGCAATTGTTTACCTGATTGCCAGCGGTCAAGGGGATTTTAGCTTAGTTGGCTCGAATCCCCTCGCTACCAATAGTTTTGGTTCTCACTCCCCCAGTGGCTATCCCCTCCTCACCTGTTTGATTACCGAAGTGGTGATGACCTTCATGTTCTTGGTTATTATTCTCGGCGCAACGGATATTCGCGCGCCCCAAGGCTTTGCACCCATCGCCATTGGTTTGGGACTGACCCTCATTCACCTGATTAGCATTCCCGTTACCAACACCTCAGTCAATCCTGCACGCAGCACCGGACCCGCGATTTTTGCCGGGGCAGAACTCTTCAGCCAAGTGTGGCTATTTTGGGTTGCACCCATCGTTGGGGCGCTGCTTGCAGGATTCCTCTATTCTAAGTTCTTTGAAGAACCCCCACTCGCCAGAGAAATGGCAGTTGAAGCGGAAATGCCAGGAACCTCAGAAGAACGAGCGAACCTTTAA
- a CDS encoding GldG family protein: protein MKTIPKPAQKYLKYLVFLGLSIAIAGLVAGFVSEKWSALPISLLVVGSLLMLVGLVFYLPQLQVVLQQRSTQVGTDAIVATLSVIIILGLINFLAVRYPSRIDLTETQLFTLSPQTQKIIGNLPQPLKVLVFDATPDPADKELLDNYRRQGDNFQYEFVDPQIKLGMVEKFGVDSAREVHLEYDERLQRLQTLSEQESLSEVSLSNGIERIIRQEQPQIYFLQGHGELSPDNSGENGLSSAESSLENAGYRVETLNLADRAEFPQDAAAIIVPAPQQELLEREVELLQDYLDEGGSLLLMFEPRTESGLEPLLEEWGVRRDSRLIIDGSIANSSLATVLVNNYGLHPITADFENGNSIYLLSEPLEVEEVEGIQATSLLRTSEQSWAESDLELEEFEFNPGSDIQGPLTIGYALNRQQTEESEDRDKLEELDSDEEESPTSEESESDSDEEESPASEESDSDSDEDESESKQDEKESRLVVFGNSRFATDGWFKQQLNGDVFLNSVKWLANTDDTSLSIRPKELKNRRLNLTVGQAGMIFWLAVFIVPAFGFAIAGWTWWRRR from the coding sequence ATGAAAACAATTCCTAAACCCGCTCAGAAATATTTGAAATACTTGGTTTTCCTGGGTCTTTCTATTGCCATTGCCGGGTTAGTGGCAGGATTCGTCTCTGAAAAATGGTCGGCTTTGCCCATTAGCTTGCTGGTTGTGGGCAGTCTCCTCATGCTAGTGGGTCTTGTTTTCTATTTGCCCCAACTCCAAGTTGTTTTGCAGCAGCGTTCCACCCAAGTGGGAACCGACGCGATCGTCGCAACCCTCAGCGTTATTATTATTCTAGGGCTGATCAATTTCCTCGCCGTTCGCTATCCCTCGCGCATTGACTTAACGGAAACTCAACTCTTTACCCTCTCTCCACAAACGCAAAAAATCATTGGGAATTTGCCTCAACCCTTAAAAGTTCTGGTTTTTGATGCGACCCCAGACCCTGCTGATAAGGAACTGTTGGATAATTATCGTCGCCAGGGAGACAATTTTCAGTACGAATTTGTCGATCCTCAAATCAAACTGGGTATGGTTGAGAAGTTTGGCGTTGATTCTGCCAGGGAAGTCCACCTAGAGTACGACGAACGGCTGCAACGCTTGCAAACGCTATCCGAACAAGAAAGCCTGTCTGAGGTAAGCCTTAGCAACGGCATCGAACGCATTATTCGTCAAGAACAACCCCAAATTTATTTTCTTCAAGGACATGGGGAACTTTCCCCAGACAATTCTGGAGAGAATGGGCTTTCTTCCGCTGAATCGAGTTTAGAGAATGCAGGATATCGCGTTGAAACGCTCAATTTAGCCGATCGCGCGGAGTTTCCGCAAGATGCAGCCGCAATCATCGTTCCCGCACCGCAACAGGAACTTTTGGAACGGGAAGTTGAACTCTTGCAGGATTATCTTGATGAGGGAGGGAGTCTCTTATTGATGTTTGAACCGAGAACGGAATCGGGACTCGAACCCTTGTTAGAAGAATGGGGCGTTCGGCGGGATTCGCGGTTGATCATCGATGGGAGTATTGCAAATTCAAGTCTGGCAACAGTATTGGTGAATAATTATGGTTTGCATCCCATTACTGCGGATTTTGAGAATGGGAACTCAATTTATCTACTTTCCGAACCCCTTGAAGTTGAGGAAGTTGAAGGAATTCAAGCAACATCTCTTTTGAGGACTAGCGAGCAAAGTTGGGCGGAAAGCGATTTGGAGTTAGAGGAATTTGAATTTAATCCGGGAAGCGACATTCAAGGACCCTTAACGATTGGTTATGCATTGAACCGTCAGCAGACGGAAGAATCGGAGGATCGGGATAAGCTTGAAGAATTGGATTCCGACGAAGAAGAGTCCCCCACCTCAGAAGAATCCGAATCCGATTCCGACGAAGAAGAGTCTCCTGCTTCAGAAGAATCCGATTCCGATTCCGACGAAGACGAGTCTGAATCGAAGCAAGATGAAAAAGAATCTCGACTGGTGGTTTTTGGAAATTCTCGATTTGCCACGGATGGTTGGTTTAAGCAGCAACTCAATGGGGATGTTTTTCTCAATTCGGTGAAGTGGTTAGCCAATACTGACGATACCTCCCTTTCCATTCGTCCGAAAGAACTGAAAAATCGCCGCCTTAATTTGACTGTCGGACAAGCGGGGATGATTTTCTGGCTGGCTGTTTTCATTGTGCCTGCTTTTGGGTTCGCGATCGCGGGATGGACATGGTGGCGGCGACGCTAA
- a CDS encoding ABC transporter permease has translation MIAISNIIAIFRKELQGYFTSPFAYIIVGVFWFLSGSFFISILLETSQEISLLEQQGTPYPIDAAYIFLLRFFSALGLLSLFILPILSMGLYAEERKRGTLELLATSPITNWSVAVGKLLGAIAFFTFMILPLLIYEAIAFGTADPPLQPGVPLLAHLGLILLAAAILSLGMFLSSLTDSTILAAILTFTLVLLLWIVDLLANRLPSPFSDILSHLSLLKHYNNLIQGVVDLSSLVLLMSYIILGLFLTAQSIEALRFARR, from the coding sequence ATGATTGCAATTTCTAACATCATCGCCATTTTCCGCAAAGAACTTCAGGGATACTTCACCTCTCCCTTTGCCTATATCATTGTGGGAGTTTTTTGGTTTCTCTCCGGCTCGTTTTTTATCTCAATTTTGCTGGAAACATCGCAAGAAATCTCGCTTTTAGAGCAACAAGGAACCCCCTATCCCATTGACGCGGCTTATATCTTCCTGTTGCGCTTTTTCAGTGCTTTAGGACTGCTCTCCCTGTTTATTCTGCCGATTCTTTCAATGGGATTGTACGCCGAAGAGCGCAAGCGCGGCACATTGGAATTACTCGCCACCTCTCCCATTACCAACTGGTCTGTTGCTGTGGGAAAATTGTTGGGCGCGATCGCGTTTTTTACCTTTATGATTCTCCCCCTTCTGATTTACGAAGCCATTGCCTTTGGCACCGCAGACCCCCCCCTCCAACCTGGCGTTCCCCTTCTCGCTCACCTTGGGTTAATCCTACTCGCCGCAGCAATCCTATCCTTGGGAATGTTTCTCTCCTCCCTCACCGACAGCACCATCCTGGCGGCTATTCTAACCTTCACCCTCGTTCTACTTCTGTGGATTGTCGATCTCCTGGCAAATCGCCTTCCCAGTCCCTTCAGCGATATTTTGTCCCATTTATCGCTTCTCAAGCATTACAATAACCTCATTCAAGGCGTTGTCGATCTGAGCAGTCTTGTTCTCTTGATGAGTTACATTATTTTAGGACTATTCCTCACAGCCCAATCCATCGAAGCTCTTCGCTTTGCGCGTCGCTAA
- a CDS encoding ABC transporter ATP-binding protein, whose amino-acid sequence MIEVEHLSKTYGINTAIDDISFSVEKGEILGFLGPNGAGKTTTMRILSGYLPATTGTARVAGFDVHEASMDVRRSIGYLPETPPLYLDMTVEGFLYFVARIKGIPAGDRATQVNFAIERCNLQEKRKVIIRKLSKGFRQRVGIAQAIVHNPPAIVLDEPTVGLDPKQIIEVRNLIKTLAGDHTIILSTHILPEASMTCDRVAIINRGKMVATDTPDNLMAQLTEGSGYELEVEGNIEQLRPLLQEVPGVREVEVTKTPEPENLNPTPFLVRYPSRSRLRIVSSPGSEPGRAIATAIVSAGLGLYEMRRVRPTLEDVFLQLTTEELHFEPEDRLGDDGEAFQSTVKSQQSSDEKTLSETGGRGDGEAGETQ is encoded by the coding sequence ATGATTGAAGTCGAACATCTTAGTAAAACATACGGCATCAATACAGCAATTGATGATATTTCCTTTTCTGTCGAAAAGGGAGAAATCTTAGGTTTTTTGGGTCCCAATGGGGCAGGAAAAACCACCACAATGCGCATTTTATCCGGTTATCTGCCTGCCACTACGGGAACGGCAAGAGTAGCGGGATTCGATGTCCACGAAGCCTCAATGGACGTGCGACGCTCGATTGGCTACTTACCCGAAACCCCACCCCTCTATTTGGATATGACCGTAGAGGGATTTTTATATTTTGTCGCGCGGATTAAAGGTATCCCGGCGGGCGATCGCGCGACGCAGGTTAACTTTGCCATCGAACGCTGCAACCTGCAAGAAAAACGCAAAGTCATCATTCGCAAACTCTCCAAAGGATTCCGCCAGCGCGTTGGCATTGCCCAAGCCATCGTTCACAATCCCCCCGCAATCGTTCTCGACGAACCCACCGTGGGACTCGACCCCAAACAAATCATCGAAGTGCGGAATTTGATTAAAACCCTAGCCGGAGATCATACAATTATCCTCTCAACCCACATTTTGCCCGAAGCCAGCATGACCTGCGATCGCGTGGCAATTATCAATCGCGGTAAAATGGTTGCCACCGATACTCCAGACAACCTTATGGCACAACTCACCGAAGGCTCGGGATATGAGTTAGAAGTCGAAGGCAATATCGAACAATTGCGCCCCCTCCTGCAAGAAGTTCCTGGCGTGCGCGAGGTCGAAGTCACCAAAACCCCAGAACCCGAAAACCTTAACCCAACCCCCTTTCTCGTTCGCTATCCCAGCCGTTCTCGCCTTCGCATTGTCTCCTCTCCCGGTTCCGAACCCGGACGCGCGATCGCCACAGCCATTGTCAGTGCGGGATTGGGACTCTATGAAATGCGGCGCGTTCGCCCAACGCTTGAGGATGTTTTCTTACAACTTACTACCGAGGAATTGCATTTTGAGCCAGAGGATCGATTGGGGGATGACGGGGAAGCTTTTCAGTCAACAGTCAAGAGTCAACAGTCATCAGATGAGAAAACACTTTCTGAGACGGGGGGACGGGGAGACGGGGAAGCAGGGGAGACGCAGTGA
- a CDS encoding S-layer homology domain-containing protein, giving the protein MNALYVDPTHGNDSAVGSAAAPLRTIAAALKQATAPTTIQLAPGTYSADRGEVFPLRVPEGIVLMGNKRDRGQDTLILGSGSYNSPTFQRQNVTILLETGAQLLGVTVTNSTAKGTGIWLESTSPTIARNTLANCQREGIFVTGNGKPVIQDNRFLNNAASGIFLVRHSKGEVRLNTFEKTGYGIAASDESAPLVSDNQLTHNRTGIHLSRQAKPVLRRNLFANNSQGGLVVKDKAQPDLGGSQNPAGNLFRDNQQFDLDNQTGTAIASAGNQLNPVRVRGEVDFVVATVKATLLGPTRFNDTAGHWAEVFIDRLVERGLISGFPDGSFKPEASLTRAEYAALIAKSFNLPRQLGRSGQFRDVSRSFWGRDAIAKAAEMGFISGFGDKTFRPQQNLTRVQALVSLVSGLGLQGGTSDALLGYRDRAEIPPYATDAIATATQHRLVVNYPNPKELNPLRDISRAEIAALLYQALVATGEAQAVPSPYLINADPLLLSFTDIQSHWAADFIRRLGSLELISGFADGSFQPNRSINRAEYAALIVKVFNPQPLRPLVKFLDVDPNFWGLGAIQQAYRAGFLSGFPDGTFHPEQTLHRVHLIVSLASGLSLPAAETSQLKAYADRATIPSYARAAVAAATQAEIVVIHPQPKDLTQNATRAEATAMVYQALVYTGRVNEIDSPYIVRLK; this is encoded by the coding sequence ATGAACGCGCTATATGTCGATCCAACCCACGGTAATGATAGTGCAGTCGGTAGCGCTGCGGCTCCCCTAAGAACGATCGCGGCTGCCCTCAAACAGGCGACTGCCCCAACAACGATTCAACTTGCTCCAGGGACGTACAGCGCCGATCGGGGGGAGGTTTTTCCCCTGCGCGTCCCAGAAGGAATCGTGCTAATGGGCAATAAGCGCGATCGCGGACAAGATACCCTAATTTTAGGAAGCGGGTCTTACAATAGCCCCACCTTTCAGCGTCAAAACGTGACGATTTTGCTCGAAACGGGAGCGCAACTGCTTGGCGTGACGGTGACGAACTCCACAGCAAAGGGGACGGGAATTTGGCTCGAATCCACTTCTCCCACAATTGCCCGCAATACCCTCGCCAATTGCCAGCGCGAAGGTATTTTTGTGACGGGGAACGGTAAACCCGTCATTCAAGATAATCGGTTTCTTAATAATGCTGCTAGCGGGATTTTTCTGGTACGCCATTCCAAGGGAGAAGTTCGGCTCAACACCTTTGAGAAAACGGGATACGGCATTGCGGCAAGCGATGAGAGCGCGCCGTTGGTTTCGGACAATCAACTCACCCACAACCGCACGGGCATTCATTTATCTCGTCAAGCCAAACCCGTTCTGCGGCGGAATTTATTTGCGAATAATTCCCAAGGGGGGTTAGTGGTTAAGGATAAGGCGCAACCGGATTTGGGGGGCAGTCAAAACCCGGCAGGCAATCTTTTCCGCGATAATCAACAATTCGATTTGGACAATCAAACGGGTACCGCGATCGCGTCGGCGGGAAATCAGCTCAATCCCGTGCGGGTTCGAGGGGAAGTCGATTTTGTTGTCGCAACAGTGAAAGCCACTCTACTCGGACCTACGCGCTTCAACGATACTGCGGGACATTGGGCGGAAGTTTTTATCGATCGTTTGGTGGAGAGGGGGCTGATTAGCGGTTTTCCCGATGGTAGTTTCAAGCCAGAAGCCTCCCTGACGCGGGCGGAATATGCAGCGCTGATTGCCAAAAGTTTTAATCTACCCCGGCAGTTAGGGCGTTCGGGTCAATTTCGCGATGTTTCTCGCAGTTTTTGGGGAAGGGACGCGATCGCGAAAGCCGCAGAAATGGGATTTATTTCCGGATTTGGAGACAAGACTTTTCGCCCGCAACAAAACTTAACTCGCGTTCAAGCCTTAGTTTCCTTGGTGAGTGGGCTGGGACTCCAAGGCGGTACGTCAGATGCATTATTGGGATACCGCGATCGCGCGGAAATTCCTCCCTACGCCACAGACGCGATCGCCACAGCCACCCAACACCGCCTCGTGGTTAATTACCCCAACCCCAAAGAACTCAACCCCCTACGGGATATTTCCCGCGCGGAAATCGCTGCCCTCCTCTATCAAGCCCTCGTCGCCACAGGAGAAGCCCAAGCCGTTCCCTCCCCCTACCTCATCAACGCCGATCCCCTCCTCCTCTCCTTCACAGACATCCAAAGCCATTGGGCAGCAGACTTTATTCGTCGCTTGGGAAGCTTAGAACTCATTAGCGGTTTTGCCGACGGCAGTTTCCAGCCCAATCGTTCCATCAATCGGGCAGAATACGCCGCACTCATCGTTAAAGTTTTTAACCCCCAACCCCTACGTCCGTTGGTGAAGTTCCTCGACGTAGACCCCAATTTCTGGGGATTGGGAGCCATTCAACAAGCCTATCGCGCCGGCTTCCTCTCCGGATTTCCCGACGGCACATTCCACCCCGAACAAACCCTGCATCGCGTCCATCTCATTGTCTCCCTGGCGAGTGGGTTATCGCTGCCTGCGGCAGAGACCAGCCAATTAAAGGCGTATGCAGATCGCGCAACAATTCCTTCCTATGCCCGCGCTGCGGTCGCTGCGGCGACTCAAGCGGAGATTGTCGTCATTCACCCCCAACCCAAGGATTTAACCCAAAACGCGACCCGTGCAGAAGCGACAGCAATGGTTTACCAAGCATTGGTTTATACCGGACGGGTTAATGAGATTGATTCGCCCTATATCGTTCGTTTGAAATAA
- a CDS encoding sensor histidine kinase, with translation MTKLYNLPTTDSSFVNYRRLDFSKLPPNPLEQTKIRLKQWLYRLRVGQKIGWGYASALSIAVVGTVTGLALGAYYQNHAWRQQHDARQKLELIHQLQTRLLTTQNRQQQLLVEPLAKFQGNYNQLLASETPLKQQWGALQTLLSRNANSQLLNKYQTVSDTYFQQLENEVQLANFNAPAAPGEIAAAKKQLLNFSQSPSALRFARLSEELNYLVRAAQRDQILAQQSFKTADSLRFALIALSLVLSVAIACLLSIYTSRAISNPLKALTQVAQKATQDSNFDLQAPLIMDDEVGVLADSLNQLIQQVKHLLEEQKNATAQQLIQNEKMSSLGQMVAGVVQEINTPVNYIYGNLLYANQYLNDLLSIIHAYSAEIPDTPPVVQEKLKEIEIDFLEEDLPKLMQSLKLGAARIRHMVSSLRNFSCLDDTEVQSIDIHTCLDSNLLILSNRLKQGISIEKNYGDIPIIEGYAGSLYQVFMNLLSNAIDAIEEGNEEHKLITIVTEVLERDRAVIRIADKGCGIHPEHQHKIFEPFFTTKSVRGGTGMGLSICRQIIEEKHGGTLTFESEVGVGAEFTVVLPIKHKAELALASSPFLAAVLAWEKQISAAESRGDIKSG, from the coding sequence ATGACAAAGCTCTACAATCTACCAACAACAGATTCATCATTTGTTAACTATCGTCGTCTAGACTTCTCAAAACTCCCTCCCAATCCCCTAGAACAAACAAAAATAAGACTCAAACAGTGGTTATATCGTCTCAGGGTGGGTCAAAAAATTGGTTGGGGATATGCCAGCGCCCTCTCAATTGCCGTTGTTGGTACGGTGACGGGGTTAGCCCTCGGCGCGTACTATCAAAATCATGCTTGGAGACAGCAACACGACGCTCGCCAAAAACTCGAACTGATTCACCAATTACAAACTCGTCTCCTTACCACCCAAAATCGCCAGCAACAATTGTTAGTCGAGCCACTCGCAAAATTTCAAGGGAACTATAACCAATTGCTTGCCTCTGAAACGCCCCTCAAGCAGCAATGGGGAGCGCTTCAGACGTTGCTTTCTCGCAATGCAAACTCCCAACTCCTCAACAAATACCAAACTGTATCGGATACTTACTTTCAACAACTCGAAAATGAGGTTCAGCTTGCCAACTTCAATGCTCCCGCCGCTCCTGGGGAGATTGCTGCGGCAAAAAAACAACTGCTCAATTTCAGCCAAAGTCCCTCCGCTTTGCGCTTTGCCCGACTCTCCGAGGAACTCAACTATTTGGTGCGTGCGGCACAACGCGACCAAATCCTTGCCCAGCAAAGCTTCAAAACTGCCGATTCGTTGCGTTTTGCGCTGATTGCCTTGAGCCTTGTGCTTTCTGTCGCGATCGCGTGCTTGCTCTCAATTTACACCAGTCGCGCCATCTCCAATCCCCTCAAAGCCCTAACACAAGTCGCCCAAAAAGCAACCCAAGACTCTAATTTTGACCTACAAGCGCCTCTCATTATGGATGATGAGGTGGGAGTCCTCGCCGATTCTCTCAATCAACTCATTCAACAGGTTAAGCATCTCCTTGAAGAACAAAAAAATGCGACTGCCCAACAACTGATTCAAAACGAAAAAATGTCTAGCTTGGGTCAGATGGTTGCAGGCGTTGTCCAAGAAATCAATACTCCCGTTAACTATATTTATGGAAATCTCCTCTACGCCAATCAATACCTAAACGATCTCCTCTCGATTATCCACGCTTACAGCGCGGAGATTCCCGATACTCCCCCCGTCGTACAGGAAAAGCTCAAAGAAATTGAAATTGACTTTCTCGAAGAAGATTTGCCCAAACTCATGCAATCTCTGAAACTCGGTGCGGCACGCATTCGACACATGGTTTCTAGCTTGCGGAACTTCTCTTGTCTCGACGATACAGAAGTACAATCGATCGATATTCATACTTGTCTCGACAGCAATTTGTTGATTTTGAGCAATCGACTCAAACAAGGAATTAGCATCGAGAAAAACTATGGTGATATTCCTATTATTGAAGGCTATGCGGGATCGCTTTATCAGGTGTTCATGAACTTATTGAGCAATGCCATCGATGCAATTGAAGAAGGGAATGAAGAGCATAAGCTTATTACTATTGTGACAGAAGTTTTAGAGCGCGATCGCGCGGTCATTCGCATTGCTGACAAAGGATGCGGCATTCACCCAGAACACCAGCACAAAATTTTTGAACCCTTCTTCACCACAAAATCCGTGCGCGGCGGGACGGGAATGGGATTGTCAATTTGCCGCCAAATCATCGAAGAAAAGCATGGCGGTACGCTAACCTTTGAATCGGAAGTGGGCGTGGGAGCAGAATTCACAGTGGTTTTGCCCATCAAACATAAAGCCGAACTTGCCTTAGCTTCTTCTCCCTTTCTTGCCGCCGTTTTAGCTTGGGAGAAGCAAATTAGCGCTGCTGAGTCGAGGGGTGATATTAAATCCGGTTGA
- a CDS encoding cyclic nucleotide-binding domain-containing protein — MQSEAFLQGILGASSLAFGALVGVYWKPNRAVSAAIMAFGSGALLSAIAFEITIPVYEQSGFLPLLIGFSIGGFLFASITTYIDQHGGFLRNPASSRRYLYQQRTEPSSDVLKRISHIEVMQGLPLNEQEALAKLLSPIQAFPGDTLCEEGTPGDYLYMIVEGEAEVRRGQKVLAILQPGEVFGEMSLLTGDPRSATIIARTTMELYELNKEHFGTVLSWSPHLAWALSRALARRLKATTDMRMQVESHLDRWRQQLMDQVNLDLLMQQDSMFMEDLVKQSAPLAIVVGTLIDNIPESIVIGLNVGNSHLSWSFLLAVFISNFPEALASADGMKRSGQPTVQILGLWMAIVGLSGFVAVAGYSLQGLAVPSAIALIQSIAGGAMLGMLASTMMPEAYELGGSSVTFSTIFGFLLGCLVSFQAM, encoded by the coding sequence ATGCAGAGTGAAGCCTTTTTGCAGGGAATTTTAGGCGCTTCCAGTTTAGCCTTCGGGGCTTTAGTGGGGGTGTATTGGAAACCCAATCGGGCGGTTTCTGCGGCAATTATGGCGTTTGGCAGTGGGGCATTGCTTTCCGCGATCGCGTTTGAAATTACCATCCCAGTCTACGAACAAAGCGGCTTTCTCCCCCTACTCATTGGTTTTTCGATTGGGGGATTCCTCTTCGCCAGCATCACCACTTATATCGACCAACACGGTGGCTTTTTGCGCAACCCCGCTTCGAGTCGTCGTTACCTCTACCAACAGCGTACAGAACCGTCCTCAGACGTACTCAAACGCATCTCCCATATTGAGGTGATGCAGGGTCTTCCTCTCAACGAACAAGAAGCCCTCGCCAAGCTCCTTTCCCCCATCCAAGCTTTTCCCGGCGACACCCTTTGCGAAGAAGGAACGCCGGGAGACTACTTATACATGATCGTAGAAGGAGAAGCAGAAGTCCGCCGGGGTCAAAAAGTTCTCGCGATTTTGCAGCCTGGGGAAGTATTTGGGGAAATGTCTTTACTGACAGGCGATCCCCGTTCGGCAACCATCATCGCCCGAACAACCATGGAACTTTATGAATTGAATAAGGAGCATTTTGGCACGGTTTTGAGTTGGTCGCCGCACCTTGCTTGGGCGCTGAGTCGCGCGTTGGCACGTCGTCTGAAGGCAACGACAGATATGCGAATGCAGGTGGAAAGCCATTTAGATCGCTGGCGACAGCAGTTGATGGATCAAGTGAATCTCGATCTGTTGATGCAACAAGACTCGATGTTTATGGAAGATTTGGTGAAACAGTCCGCGCCGTTAGCGATTGTGGTGGGAACCCTGATTGATAATATTCCGGAATCGATTGTGATTGGTTTGAATGTAGGGAATAGTCATTTAAGTTGGTCGTTTTTGTTGGCGGTGTTTATTTCCAATTTCCCCGAAGCCTTAGCCAGTGCGGATGGCATGAAACGATCGGGTCAGCCTACAGTACAGATTTTAGGGCTGTGGATGGCGATTGTGGGGTTAAGTGGGTTTGTGGCGGTTGCGGGATATTCTTTACAGGGATTAGCCGTTCCTAGCGCGATCGCGCTCATCCAATCCATCGCCGGAGGTGCAATGCTAGGAATGCTCGCCAGCACGATGATGCCAGAAGCCTACGAACTGGGTGGCTCGTCAGTCACGTTTTCCACGATTTTTGGGTTTTTATTGGGATGTTTAGTCTCGTTCCAAGCGATGTAG